The proteins below are encoded in one region of Hordeum vulgare subsp. vulgare chromosome 3H, MorexV3_pseudomolecules_assembly, whole genome shotgun sequence:
- the LOC123445055 gene encoding protein SEMI-ROLLED LEAF 2, which produces MGVMSRRVLPACSSLCYFCPSLRARSRQPVKRYKKIISEIYQLPADGEPNDRRIGKLCDYVSRNPTRIPKITEYLEQRCYKELRHENFTLAKVVPCIYRKLLRSCKEHSPLLATSTLCIVRTLLDQKSSDDLQILGCLLLVDFLDGQVDSTHMFSLEGMIPKLCKIAQELREDDQGIRLRSAALQALASMVEYMGDHSHISMELDDVVSVIISCYEANQTLSIKEVVRFQDDDDLTTLAVSGQNNAKVASDTMAASENPAHWARVCLRNMANIAKEATTVRRILDPLFRLFDSHNYWSPENGVALSVLQEMQTLMDKSGQNGHLLLSFTIKHIDHKSVAKMPTKQISIVKVASHLAKQAKSHASVTIASAISDLVKHLRKCMYRAVEASNAEADIDKWNSELYVALEECLVQLTEKVGDVGPILDMVSVMLENLSYTPNIARTTVSSVYRTAQIAAYVYKSSYNQKAFPEALYHQLLLAMMHPDNKTRIGSHRVLSTIVAPSLLCPWSAIGFPVPMKANGSRSVLLLALSAFSSETIMDELQSKSRIKESLQENEKPEAVVSVENGYAHTEPNTRQSSGSPYFNDRLSTFKDENLKLMKLNNGQLVLLLSSIWSQASLEDNLPSNFETMGHTFNVALLCSKAKTSSHVALVRCFQLAFSLRRLSLNQDNVAQPSRRRCLFTMASAMLIFSAKVADIPQIIHLVKAAVPEEMVDPHLCLIDDCRLTVTSAQSSKSEMLYGSEEDESEAQVFLSAVNKDDTQLKDIVISHFKRKFENLPEKFDGIEEQLLQEFSLDDSFPLGAPLFMETPHSCSMYAEKDDHCFDEDVIPCEMDDDDDIVFEHSGSQSDRKTSGSMASSDVLNVNQLMESVHETARQVANIPVSTNPVSYDQMKSQCESLVMEKQQKMSVLMSFKHSRTDSRSSTGENGPETNESSAQSEPESHLTRKDYMRRNDSTSSDDRSFRLPPASPYDKFLKAAGR; this is translated from the exons ATGGGGGTGATGTCGCGCCGGGTGCTGCCCGCGTGCAGCAGCCTCTGCTACTTCTGCCCCTCGCTGCGGGCAAGGTCACGACAGCCAGTCAAGCGCTACAAGAAGATCATCTCGGAGATCTACCAGCTGCCCGCG GATGGAGAACCGAATGACAGAAGGATCGGCAAACTCTGTGATTATGTCTCGAGAAATCCAACCCGCATACCAAAG ATCACAGAGTATCTTGAGCAGAGATGCTATAAAGAACTGAGACATGAGAATTTTACCCTGGCCAAAGTTGTTCCTTGCATATATAGGAAACTTCTGCGTTCATGCAAGGAGCATTC ACCATTGCTGGCCACAAGCACATTGTGTATTGTCCGCACTCTTCTAGATCAGAAATCAAGTGATGATTTGCAGATCCTGGGTTGTCTATTGCTTGTTGACTTTCTTGATGGCCAG GTTGACAGCACACATATGTTTAGTTTAGAAGGCATGATACCAAAACTATGCAAAATTGCTCAAGAACtaagggaagatgaccaagggatCCGACTTCGATCTGCTGCACTCCAAGCTCTTGCTTCAATG gtcgaatacatgggtGACCACTCGCATATCTCAATGGAACTTGATGAC GTTGTCTCAGTGATAATAAGCTGTTATGAGGCTAACCAAACTCTGTCAATAAAAGAGGTAGTCAGatttcaagatgatgatgatttgacAACGTTGGCAGTATCTGGGCAAAATAATGCCAAAGTGGCATCTGATACAAT GGCTGCATCTGAGAATCCAGCACACTGGGCAAGGGTTTGCTTGCGTAACATGGCCAATATCGCAAAGGAGGCAACAACAGTGCGGCGTATTCTTGATCCTCTGTTTCGCCTTTTCGATAGCCACAACTATTGGTCACCTGAAAATGGGGTTGCACTTTCTGTTCTACAAGAAATGCAAACACTGATGGACAAATCAG GGCAAAATGGCCATTTGCTGCTATCTTTTACGATAAAGCACATTGATCATAAAAGTGTTGCTAAGATGCCCACCAAGCAAATCAGCATCGTAAAAGTTGCTTCTCATCTTGCAAAGCAGGCAAAGTCGCATGCATCAGTAACAATAGCGAGTGCAATCAGCGATTTAGTGAAACACTTGAGAAAATGTATGTACCGTGCTGTTGAAGCATCAAATGCTGAAGCTGATATTGACAAGTGGAACAGTGAACTTTATGTGGCCTTGGAGGAGTGTCTGGTGCAATTGACAGAGAAG GTTGGGGATGTTGGTCCTATTCTTGACATGGTCAGCGTAATGCTCGAGAATCTCTCGTACACTCCCAACATCGCCAGGACAACAGTGTCATCTGTTTACCGCACAGCACAAATAGCAGCTTATGTGTACAAGTCATCATACAACCAGAAA GCATTTCCAGAAGCTTTGTATCACCAGCTTCTCTTAGCAATGATGCACCCAGACAATAAGACAAGGATTGGCTCACACCGTGTTTTATCCACCATTGTCGCGCCTTCACTGTTATGCCCATGGTCAGCCATAGGTTTTCCTGTCCCAATGAAGGCCAATGGGTCACGGAGTGTGCTTTTGTTGGCACTATCAGCTTTCTCTTCTGAGACCATAATGGATGAACTGCAGTCTAAAAGCAGGATCAAGGAATCCTTGCAGGAAAACGAGAAACCAGAAGCTGTGGTAAGTGTTGAAAATGGATATGCACATACAGAACCAAATACAAGGCAGTCTTCAGGGAGCCCATATTTCAACGATCGTCTTTCCACATTTAAAGATGAA AACTTGAAGTTAATGAAGTTGAACAATGGCcaacttgttcttcttctttcatctATTTGGAGTCAAGCATCCCTGGAAGATAACTTACCTTCAAACTTTGAGACAATGGGCCATACTTTTAATGTTGCTTTGTTGTGTTCGAAAGCAAAA ACCTCCAGTCATGTGGCACTAGTTCGATGTTTCCAGTTGGCTTTCTCTCTCAGGAGGTTGTCTCTGAACCAAGATA ATGTTGCGCAACCATCTCGGAGAAGGTGTTTATTTACAATGGCATCAGCAATGCTTATCTTTTCAGCAAAAGTTGCTGATATTCCTCAGATAATCCATCTTGTCAAAGCCGCAGTGCCAGAGGAAATG GTTGACCCTCATCTTTGCCTGATTGATGACTGCAGACTCACTGTTACTTCTGCACAATCTTCTAAGAGTGAAATGCTTTACGGTTCTGAGGAAGATGAAAGTGAGGCACAAGTTTTTCTTTCAGCTGTAAATAAGGATGATACACAGTTAAAAGACATTGTGATATCTCACTTCAAGAGAAAATTTGAAAATTTACCAGAG AAGTTTGATGGGATAGAAGAACAGCTTCTTCAAGAGTTCTCCCTAGATGATTCATTTCCTCTCGGTGCTCCACTATTCATGGAGACGCCACACTCTTGTTCAATGTACGCTGAAAAGGACGATCACTGTTTTGATGAG GATGTTATTCCTTGTGAgatggatgatgacgatgacatcgTCTTTGAACATAGTGGATCGCAGTCTGACAGGAAAACATCAGGATCTATGGCTTCATCTGATGTTCTAAATGTGAATCAACTGATGGAATCT GTTCATGAGACAGCAAGGCAAGTTGCTAACATTCCAGTCTCCACCAATCCTGTGTCATATGACCAAATGAAGAGCCAATGTGAATCCCTAGTAATGGAAAAGCAGCAGAAGATGTCTGTTCTCATGAGCTTCAAGCACTCGAGGACCGATTCGCGTAGCTCAACCGGGGAAAACGGACCAGAAACAAATGAG TCATCTGCTCAATCTGAACCTGAGTCACATTTGACAAGAAAGGACTACATGCGGCGCAATGATTCAACATCCAGTGATGACCGCTCCTTCAGGTTACCGCCTGCAAGCCCGTATGACAAGTTCTTGAAGGCAGCTGGACGGTAG